From Daphnia magna isolate NIES linkage group LG2, ASM2063170v1.1, whole genome shotgun sequence:
TGCATCACATCAATCTCCCACCACGTACAGCAAGCTTATTACATTAAATATGGCTTAACTCATTAATAAATCTTTTAAGAGTTAACACATTCTCATGATGCAATTACGAATATTACGGTGTATATATGTTAATTTTTAACTATCCAAATGTTAAATGGTTACCATTTATCAGGCAAGATTGCCCTCTTTGGTTGGATTCTAAAGCAAATCGAAAGATGGAGCTATAATTTTATTTGCAAGAGCTGCTTGAGTAAAAAAGATATGTTTCTAGGCCCTACTTATCCAAGTATTCATTTAAAtcttaattttattgtttatgACGGCCATTCAATCCAAACTTCAGTTAACTGTCATTATCTATAGCCTTTAGCAAAGTTAATGAAGTGCCGTATCAAGAGCTGTTTTGGATaacgagaaaagaaatttaacttttaaaaatagtcTACTCGAGACTTTACCTAAAAAGGAATGGCAAAGAGAAGGGACTAGAAGGGCCACTAATACGCTCGTGTAAACACAACCAAATGAAAATATAAGCTGCTCGAAATTGGGTCATTTCATAGTTGGCCAATATTCCCATTCACCGACTATATAAGCCCGGGTTTCAAATACCAACTGCATCAGTTGTTTCACTCAAACGAATTCAACATGAAGCTGGTGAGCAAGAATTAATCATCAAATTCATTTCGAACCTTCTAATACTGAAATGTCTTTTACAGTTTATCATCGCCGCTGTCTTGGCCGTTGCTGCCGCTGCACCATCCAGCTACAAATCTCCCAGCTACCCAGCCCCAAGCTACCCtgcaccaaagtaccctactcctagctaccccgcaccagcctaccccgcaccagcctactccgcaccagcctacaaggataacaaatatgCCGACATCACCgtcaccagccaatctgatgAACGCAACCTtgatggcagcagccaatggaggtaagTCAATTTAATTCCTTATCTTATTAAGATGGGGATTAAAAGTCCACttattaataaatttaattctttcaaTTCACAGCTACGCCCAATCTGACTACACCACTCGTGAAGAGTCCCAGGCCCAAAAGAAGATGCAAGGAGTCGCCTACGATTCTTACGGCAAGGCTACCTACGAGGACGTTATGggaaacaccaacaagggatcaTCTTACTGGGTTTCTCCTGAAGGcgagaaattcactttgacctggaCCGCTGATGATgctggattccagcccaaaggtgaccacttgcccgtcgctcccgtccatGAATACGAGCTCCCAGTTGCTCCCGTTCACGAATACGAGCTACCCGTTGCCCCCGTCCACATCCCTTTCAACGGCAAAGGCTACAAGATCTACTAAATTATTGAAAACCTGTctgaaatttaatttaaat
This genomic window contains:
- the LOC116915470 gene encoding endocuticle structural glycoprotein SgAbd-1 encodes the protein MKLFIIAAVLAVAAAAPSSYKSPSYPAPSYPAPKYPTPSYPAPAYPAPAYSAPAYKDNKYADITVTSQSDERNLDGSSQWSYAQSDYTTREESQAQKKMQGVAYDSYGKATYEDVMGNTNKGSSYWVSPEGEKFTLTWTADDAGFQPKGDHLPVAPVHEYELPVAPVHEYELPVAPVHIPFNGKGYKIY